The Virgibacillus sp. MSP4-1 genome has a segment encoding these proteins:
- a CDS encoding GNAT family N-acetyltransferase produces the protein MIELEHFERSDFQQLMEWIETPAFMLQWGGPHFHFPLDEGQLEEYIKNANHKDADTMAYKVVDQETGKVVGHIALKQINKKTKSARVSKVLVGDKEMRGKGIGQQMILEILKIAFDELELHRVSLGVFDFNESAIACYEKCGFVKEGLRREVVQNGDRYWSIYEMSMLEHEWSKVKQIT, from the coding sequence ATGATTGAATTGGAACACTTTGAGCGGTCAGATTTTCAGCAATTAATGGAGTGGATAGAGACGCCAGCTTTTATGCTGCAGTGGGGCGGTCCCCATTTTCATTTTCCATTAGATGAAGGACAGCTGGAAGAATACATAAAAAATGCGAATCATAAGGATGCCGATACAATGGCATATAAAGTCGTCGATCAGGAAACCGGAAAGGTCGTCGGACATATTGCATTGAAGCAAATTAATAAAAAGACAAAATCGGCCAGAGTAAGCAAGGTGCTTGTAGGAGATAAGGAGATGCGTGGAAAAGGGATTGGCCAGCAGATGATCCTGGAAATTTTAAAAATTGCCTTTGATGAGCTTGAACTACATCGAGTAAGTCTGGGAGTGTTTGATTTTAATGAATCGGCCATTGCCTGCTATGAAAAGTGTGGTTTTGTAAAAGAAGGATTACGGAGAGAGGTCGTACAAAATGGAGATCGTTATTGGAGTATCTATGAAATGAGTATGCTGGAACATGAGTGGTCTAAGGTTAAGCAGATTACGTAA
- a CDS encoding nuclear transport factor 2 family protein — protein MEPNLKDFTDMHDQFLLDWNEAMHSGDTSSLERMAEDYYVAFFHNGAAKPMIFNRKEAIQGMKQSVQQHSGAKKKFHNRVIRLKEHGHTVVFYEQTLEKEGMILARLFTIENWQLIDGEWLLVRETEEPVS, from the coding sequence ATGGAACCCAATTTGAAAGATTTTACCGATATGCACGACCAGTTTCTCCTGGATTGGAACGAAGCTATGCATTCCGGGGATACATCATCCTTAGAAAGAATGGCTGAAGACTATTATGTAGCTTTTTTTCATAATGGGGCTGCTAAGCCGATGATATTCAATCGAAAAGAGGCGATTCAGGGAATGAAGCAGTCCGTTCAGCAGCATTCAGGAGCCAAAAAGAAATTTCATAACAGGGTGATTCGGTTGAAGGAACATGGTCATACTGTGGTATTCTATGAACAAACACTTGAAAAGGAAGGAATGATACTGGCAAGGCTGTTTACGATTGAAAACTGGCAGCTTATCGATGGGGAATGGCTGCTGGTGCGGGAAACCGAAGAGCCTGTAAGTTAG
- a CDS encoding NAD(P)H-dependent oxidoreductase, which yields MRTLLIVSHPDIIESYSQQYFLNGIKDFRNITVHHLENLYPDWNIDVKKEQALLREHDRIIFQFPFYWYSSPPLLKHWQDVVLEEGVTHGPRGGILEGKEFGLVLMIGVSEKEYRAGGNEQFTISELTKPFQAMAGKTGMHYLPPFEIYQFVYTEDDRKMDILIPYWQMLTMENNDSLATRENWLMNLLEEVINSSDGTDEQNILAYAKDIIEENQSEIEDLKIVLDQMYQR from the coding sequence GTGCGAACATTATTAATTGTATCACATCCGGACATTATCGAGTCCTACAGTCAGCAGTATTTTTTAAACGGAATAAAAGATTTCCGTAATATAACGGTTCACCATTTGGAGAATCTTTATCCTGATTGGAATATAGATGTCAAGAAAGAACAGGCGCTTCTAAGAGAGCACGATCGAATTATTTTTCAGTTTCCTTTCTACTGGTACAGCTCCCCGCCCTTATTAAAGCACTGGCAGGATGTTGTTTTAGAGGAAGGAGTGACCCATGGACCCCGTGGCGGAATTTTGGAGGGAAAGGAATTTGGATTGGTTTTAATGATTGGCGTATCAGAAAAAGAGTATCGGGCTGGCGGCAATGAGCAGTTTACCATAAGTGAACTGACAAAACCTTTTCAGGCCATGGCGGGTAAAACCGGAATGCACTACCTTCCTCCGTTTGAAATATACCAATTTGTCTACACGGAGGATGACAGGAAAATGGATATTCTGATTCCCTATTGGCAAATGCTTACGATGGAGAATAATGACAGTCTGGCAACCCGGGAAAACTGGCTGATGAATCTTTTGGAAGAGGTTATAAACAGCAGTGATGGCACAGATGAACAGAACATATTGGCGTATGCGAAAGACATCATTGAAGAAAATCAGTCCGAAATCGAGGATTTAAAAATCGTCCTTGATCAGATGTATCAACGTTAA
- a CDS encoding GNAT family N-acetyltransferase has protein sequence MKNVLQIDGKEKTFRTLANLYQKVWGLKDHQSIYENFLRHSTYEGYQGLATENSQGEIIGFAYGYTSLPGQYYNNLLIREFGPEEKEKWFGNCFEFVELLVDPLYRKQGYGRLLAGHLLEGINHNTAILTTQAKNHAAQHLYRQLGLQVIKEPFYPNVQSEPFVIMGKE, from the coding sequence ATGAAAAATGTTTTACAGATAGATGGGAAAGAAAAAACTTTTCGTACATTAGCAAATCTTTACCAAAAGGTATGGGGTCTAAAGGATCATCAATCTATTTATGAAAACTTTTTAAGACATTCTACCTACGAGGGATATCAAGGGTTAGCTACAGAAAATAGTCAAGGCGAAATCATCGGTTTTGCCTATGGGTACACATCTCTTCCAGGGCAATATTATAACAATTTACTAATCAGGGAGTTCGGTCCGGAAGAGAAAGAAAAATGGTTTGGGAACTGCTTTGAATTTGTAGAGCTGCTGGTTGATCCATTGTATCGTAAGCAAGGCTATGGCAGGTTGCTGGCAGGTCATTTGCTGGAGGGGATCAACCATAACACAGCTATACTTACCACTCAGGCAAAGAACCATGCGGCACAGCATTTATATAGGCAACTGGGCTTGCAAGTCATAAAAGAGCCTTTCTATCCGAATGTGCAGAGTGAACCTTTTGTGATTATGGGGAAGGAATGA
- a CDS encoding TetR/AcrR family transcriptional regulator, which yields MSGKLDRRKKYTRKVLKESFISLLAEKPIASITVKEICEIADINRSTFYTHYSDHYDLMEKIEEEIIEDLSEYLNSYSFTIDEESLQMTQKLLEYISRNQFMFQTLLSKNGDPTFEERLMEIAQSFMIKNWGSASQLDEQQSRYFSTFVVSGAINVIKDWIEGNMGQSPEEMAVMINHFANYGVSYLE from the coding sequence ATGAGTGGAAAATTGGACCGTCGAAAAAAATATACACGTAAAGTATTAAAGGAAAGTTTTATTTCATTACTGGCTGAAAAACCGATCGCTTCCATTACGGTAAAAGAAATCTGCGAAATAGCAGATATTAATCGTTCAACCTTCTACACTCACTATTCCGATCATTATGATTTAATGGAAAAAATAGAAGAGGAAATCATCGAGGACTTAAGTGAATACTTAAACAGCTACAGCTTTACCATTGACGAGGAATCCCTGCAGATGACACAAAAACTGCTGGAATATATCTCGAGAAACCAATTTATGTTCCAAACCCTTCTGAGTAAAAACGGGGATCCTACTTTTGAGGAGCGTCTGATGGAAATTGCCCAAAGCTTTATGATAAAAAATTGGGGATCGGCCAGTCAGTTAGACGAGCAACAATCCCGTTATTTCAGTACCTTTGTTGTCAGCGGCGCTATTAATGTTATTAAGGACTGGATTGAGGGGAACATGGGACAGTCCCCTGAAGAAATGGCTGTGATGATCAATCATTTTGCGAATTATGGTGTTTCATATCTCGAGTAA
- a CDS encoding RND family transporter produces the protein MLVALLSTVAQFTVSVNYNMVDYLPDDTPSMESMDVMEEEFDDPIANARVMVRDVSLTKALDYKEKLEAIDGVSNVSWLDDAIDVKTPIEMADPDTVESYYKNENALFSIHVREGDEVAVTDEIYQLIGEENAITGEAVDTATSQKMAGQESLNAALILVPIIIIILILSTNSWMEPLFFLTAIGISVLINLGTNIFIGEISFVTQSVAPILQLAVSLDYAIFLLHSFSDYRKQVSNPNEAMQLAVKQSFPAIAASASTTFFGFIALTFMDFGIGADLGLNLVKGIALSFISVILFLPAFTLMFYKWIDRTKHKPLVPELKNIGKWVMKFRIPSFILLLLLIVPAFLAQGQTNFIYGTGEQPENTRAGADTAAIQEEFGKNTQMVVLVPKGDMAKEEELVQDLEGLPNVSSAVSYVNTVSSAIPPQYLEESTTEQFYSDHFARIILNTETDSEGDAAFTLVEEVRDTTETYYDEVHLLGESVTLYDMKNTVEQDNTVVNLLTVITIAIVLLVTFRSVSIPVVLLLTIQSAVWINLSVPYFMDTPLVYVGYLIVSTVQLAATVDYGILFTENYVKKRRKMPAMEAIKKTIDGKIFAIFISASILSSVGFILSITSTNPIVSSIGLLLGRGALLAFLMVVFVLPAMLVLFDRVIRKTTFRANFDKGEE, from the coding sequence ATGTTAGTTGCGCTCTTAAGTACAGTTGCACAGTTCACTGTATCTGTGAATTACAATATGGTTGATTATTTGCCGGATGATACGCCTTCCATGGAGTCCATGGACGTAATGGAAGAAGAATTTGATGATCCGATTGCAAACGCCAGAGTAATGGTCCGTGATGTTTCTTTAACGAAAGCCCTGGATTATAAAGAAAAACTGGAAGCCATTGATGGTGTGTCAAATGTCAGCTGGCTGGATGATGCCATAGATGTAAAAACACCAATAGAAATGGCTGATCCGGATACAGTTGAATCTTATTATAAAAATGAAAATGCGCTCTTTTCGATACATGTCCGTGAAGGGGATGAAGTCGCCGTTACGGATGAAATATACCAATTAATTGGTGAAGAAAATGCCATTACAGGAGAAGCGGTGGATACCGCAACATCACAGAAAATGGCTGGTCAGGAGTCACTGAATGCAGCCTTAATCTTAGTTCCGATTATCATCATTATTTTAATTCTATCCACAAACTCCTGGATGGAACCGTTATTCTTCTTAACGGCGATTGGAATTTCTGTCTTAATTAATTTAGGTACAAATATTTTTATTGGGGAAATCTCGTTCGTTACTCAGTCGGTAGCACCTATTCTGCAACTGGCTGTATCCCTGGACTATGCCATTTTCTTACTGCATAGTTTTTCCGATTATCGAAAGCAGGTGTCCAATCCAAATGAGGCGATGCAATTAGCTGTTAAACAGTCATTTCCGGCCATTGCAGCCAGTGCATCCACAACATTCTTCGGATTTATTGCGCTGACTTTTATGGATTTCGGAATTGGTGCAGACTTAGGACTTAACCTTGTAAAAGGAATCGCACTGAGTTTTATCAGTGTCATCCTGTTTCTGCCTGCATTTACCCTAATGTTTTATAAGTGGATTGACCGTACAAAGCATAAACCTCTTGTTCCGGAATTAAAAAATATTGGGAAATGGGTTATGAAATTCAGAATTCCGAGTTTTATTTTATTGTTACTCCTGATTGTCCCTGCATTTTTAGCTCAGGGTCAAACCAACTTTATTTATGGTACAGGGGAGCAGCCTGAAAACACACGTGCTGGTGCTGACACGGCCGCTATTCAGGAAGAGTTTGGGAAGAACACACAAATGGTTGTCCTTGTTCCAAAAGGAGATATGGCAAAGGAAGAAGAACTCGTTCAGGATTTAGAGGGCCTTCCGAATGTATCAAGTGCTGTCTCCTACGTGAATACAGTCAGCTCGGCCATTCCACCGCAATATCTGGAGGAGTCGACAACAGAGCAATTTTACTCAGATCATTTTGCTCGCATCATTCTGAACACTGAAACGGATTCTGAAGGGGACGCAGCCTTTACTTTAGTAGAGGAGGTTCGGGATACGACAGAAACCTACTACGATGAGGTTCATTTACTTGGAGAGAGTGTGACCCTTTATGATATGAAGAATACGGTTGAACAGGATAATACCGTAGTAAATCTGTTAACCGTTATTACGATAGCCATTGTTTTACTCGTTACATTCCGGTCGGTTTCGATTCCTGTAGTTCTGTTGCTCACAATCCAATCAGCCGTCTGGATAAACCTGTCTGTTCCATATTTTATGGATACGCCGCTGGTTTATGTGGGGTACCTGATTGTCAGTACGGTACAGCTGGCGGCAACGGTTGACTATGGAATCCTGTTTACAGAGAATTATGTGAAAAAACGCCGAAAAATGCCGGCCATGGAAGCTATTAAGAAGACCATTGATGGAAAGATTTTTGCGATCTTTATTTCCGCATCCATTCTTTCCAGTGTCGGGTTTATTTTATCGATCACATCAACAAATCCAATTGTATCCTCAATCGGACTACTGCTGGGCAGAGGTGCTCTCCTTGCCTTTCTTATGGTCGTGTTTGTTCTGCCGGCTATGCTGGTGCTGTTCGATCGGGTCATTAGAAAAACAACATTCAGAGCAAATTTTGATAAGGGAGAGGAATGA
- a CDS encoding YhgE/Pip domain-containing protein, with the protein MMKFKRFTAISMAFLLIFPTTLASATSGASSSDKNGEAKSGTYSEKSEVVYANLSANGEQEEMYVVNNFSVDQQGKLTDYGPYTSVENLTNLKEIHMDGNKVEFEATEDQFYYQGNLNKKPLPWDINISYKLDGKKVNPEEISGEDGKFAIQIKTKKNEKADSAFFENYMLQISLPLDSEIYQNIKTENGMIANAGKNKQVTFTVMPGKEETFVVKADVTDLEMAGIEITGMPSSMSIEEPDSGEMTEDMKSLSDATAEINDGVADLNDGISELNEGAARLQEGSADYKKGIKELDSGSSDMINGSEEIKNALNQMSQSLESGSGEDNSSNLNELKSGLQQIAGGLEETETGLSQTNQRLGQLIGNIPDYDISKEEIDKLNSSNADSQVINQLVETYKAAQTVRTMYFEGNGEKQPAIGPSIENMVKSLQKLKDEIDGIVKSLENSDRNKSMQELQQGLSQLSSNYKEFHSGLVEYTGGVSELSTSYGELHGGITDLTDGTGELENGVNELHEGTTDLAESTRDLPDEMQNEIDSMMNEYDKSDFDPVSFVSPKNEKVNNVQFVIKTESIKKDDNEQENEKEEQEEEKGFWDRLLDLFQ; encoded by the coding sequence ATGATGAAATTCAAACGGTTTACGGCCATATCTATGGCATTTCTCCTGATTTTTCCGACAACACTTGCTTCAGCAACATCAGGCGCTTCTTCTTCAGATAAAAACGGGGAAGCAAAATCTGGTACCTATTCTGAGAAAAGTGAGGTTGTCTATGCTAATTTAAGTGCAAATGGTGAACAGGAAGAAATGTATGTAGTGAACAACTTTTCCGTTGATCAGCAAGGAAAATTGACCGATTATGGTCCATATACAAGTGTGGAAAATTTAACGAATTTAAAAGAGATTCATATGGACGGGAATAAGGTTGAGTTTGAAGCAACAGAAGATCAGTTTTATTACCAGGGAAATTTAAATAAAAAGCCTCTGCCATGGGATATCAATATTTCCTATAAATTAGACGGAAAAAAGGTTAACCCTGAAGAGATTTCAGGTGAGGATGGAAAATTTGCCATTCAAATTAAAACAAAGAAAAATGAAAAGGCCGACTCTGCCTTTTTCGAAAACTATATGCTGCAGATCTCGCTTCCATTAGACTCGGAAATCTATCAGAATATCAAAACAGAAAACGGCATGATTGCGAACGCCGGGAAAAACAAGCAAGTGACTTTCACAGTAATGCCGGGTAAGGAAGAGACCTTTGTAGTGAAAGCTGATGTTACGGATTTGGAAATGGCCGGTATCGAAATAACGGGGATGCCATCCTCAATGTCCATTGAAGAACCCGATTCAGGTGAAATGACAGAGGATATGAAATCACTATCTGATGCCACAGCTGAAATTAATGATGGTGTTGCCGATCTGAATGATGGAATTTCAGAATTAAATGAAGGTGCTGCCCGTCTGCAGGAGGGTTCGGCTGATTATAAAAAAGGCATCAAAGAGCTGGATAGTGGCTCGTCTGATATGATTAACGGGTCAGAAGAGATTAAAAATGCTCTGAATCAGATGAGTCAATCATTAGAGAGCGGTTCTGGTGAGGATAATTCCTCCAACTTAAATGAATTAAAGTCCGGACTTCAGCAAATTGCTGGAGGATTGGAAGAAACCGAAACCGGATTGTCACAGACGAATCAAAGGCTGGGTCAATTAATTGGAAATATTCCAGACTATGATATTAGTAAAGAAGAGATTGATAAGTTGAATAGCAGTAATGCAGATTCTCAAGTTATTAATCAACTGGTAGAAACTTATAAGGCAGCTCAAACGGTTCGAACCATGTACTTTGAGGGTAATGGGGAGAAGCAGCCAGCTATAGGTCCGTCTATAGAAAATATGGTTAAATCATTACAAAAGCTAAAGGATGAAATAGACGGTATCGTGAAGAGCCTGGAAAACTCAGATAGGAATAAATCCATGCAAGAACTGCAGCAAGGATTAAGCCAACTATCCTCCAATTATAAAGAGTTTCATTCCGGTCTGGTTGAATATACGGGTGGTGTGTCCGAATTATCTACTTCATATGGTGAATTGCACGGAGGCATCACAGATTTAACAGATGGAACCGGTGAATTGGAGAATGGCGTGAATGAGCTTCATGAAGGAACAACTGACCTCGCTGAATCAACACGTGATTTGCCTGACGAAATGCAAAACGAAATCGACAGTATGATGAATGAATACGATAAATCCGATTTTGATCCTGTATCCTTTGTTTCACCTAAGAATGAAAAAGTAAACAACGTTCAGTTTGTCATCAAAACAGAAAGTATTAAAAAAGATGACAATGAACAGGAAAACGAAAAAGAGGAACAGGAAGAAGAAAAGGGATTCTGGGATCGCCTGTTAGATTTATTTCAATAA
- the codB gene encoding cytosine permease, producing MKQTDHEFSLQAVPGNQRNGFWKMFVVMLGFTFFSASMLSGGELGAGLTMEQFIWIVLAGNLILGLYTGALAYIAAKTGLSTHLLARYAFGEKGSYLASFLLGGTQVGWFGVGLAMFAVPVQRVSGLEMWPIIIIAGVVMTASAYFGMKALAILSFAAVPAITILGSLSVFKAVDTVGGVAGLMQYEPAETISLAAALTICVGSFASGGTLTPDFARFAKTRRSAVITTLIAFFIGNTLMFTFGAIGAMATGFSDISEVMLTQGLIVAAIIVLGLNIWTTNDNSLYASGLGFSNITKIRKSKIVIFNGITGTIFALWLYNNFVGWLTLLGGALPPIGAILLTDFFLINKGKYGSFETMTFKTVNWPAIIAWGCGFAAAQFLPGIPPLNGMIGSVIIYAGLSILIEKVTQTASSNVKKVA from the coding sequence ATGAAACAAACAGATCATGAATTTTCATTACAGGCAGTGCCTGGCAATCAGCGTAATGGATTTTGGAAGATGTTTGTCGTGATGCTGGGATTTACATTTTTCTCCGCAAGCATGCTGTCAGGCGGAGAGCTTGGAGCAGGTCTCACAATGGAGCAGTTTATCTGGATAGTTTTAGCCGGGAATTTAATTCTGGGACTTTATACAGGTGCACTCGCCTATATTGCGGCGAAAACAGGTTTATCCACCCATTTATTGGCCCGCTATGCTTTTGGAGAAAAAGGGTCTTATCTAGCGTCTTTTCTGCTAGGTGGAACACAGGTCGGCTGGTTTGGAGTAGGGCTAGCGATGTTTGCCGTGCCTGTGCAAAGAGTATCAGGTCTTGAAATGTGGCCGATTATAATCATAGCCGGTGTGGTAATGACAGCATCTGCTTATTTTGGAATGAAGGCACTGGCCATTTTAAGTTTTGCAGCGGTTCCGGCCATTACCATTCTCGGAAGTCTCTCTGTGTTTAAAGCCGTAGATACAGTCGGAGGTGTAGCCGGTCTGATGCAATATGAACCGGCTGAGACGATTAGTCTGGCAGCGGCACTTACGATTTGTGTGGGCTCCTTCGCAAGCGGAGGAACTTTAACCCCTGATTTTGCCCGTTTCGCAAAAACACGACGTTCTGCGGTTATCACCACTTTAATTGCATTTTTTATCGGCAACACTCTAATGTTTACCTTTGGAGCCATCGGGGCAATGGCGACCGGCTTTTCGGATATTTCTGAAGTCATGCTCACACAGGGACTTATTGTTGCGGCCATCATCGTATTGGGATTGAACATCTGGACGACAAATGATAACTCACTATATGCCTCGGGACTGGGGTTTTCAAACATAACAAAAATCAGAAAGAGCAAAATAGTTATCTTTAATGGCATCACAGGTACGATATTTGCTCTTTGGCTATATAACAATTTTGTGGGATGGTTAACTCTGCTCGGGGGAGCTTTACCGCCGATTGGAGCAATACTTCTTACGGACTTTTTTCTCATAAACAAAGGGAAATATGGCTCATTTGAAACGATGACTTTTAAAACCGTCAATTGGCCGGCCATTATTGCCTGGGGTTGCGGTTTTGCAGCAGCACAGTTTCTGCCGGGAATTCCTCCTCTAAATGGAATGATCGGATCCGTCATCATATATGCTGGATTATCAATTTTAATAGAGAAGGTAACCCAAACAGCTTCATCAAATGTAAAAAAGGTGGCCTAA